In the Astatotilapia calliptera chromosome 5, fAstCal1.2, whole genome shotgun sequence genome, one interval contains:
- the LOC113022883 gene encoding glutathione hydrolase 7-like, with protein sequence MARMEASPKTKLNKQSTLGYKSFGSSNQLADGSSPSDLTCDLTKNYDPFHLKQLAPNGTNLFDQSPSNQEADEDCSSRGTPITVYALSTIFAMPVSIALVLQIYLGESLVFQHGELFSDHERCTALGHRVLRDGGSSVDAAIAGALCLGVVHPHVSGVGGGGIMLVHDIHRNETRVINFLGSAPKAFRREVLHNVSQAKAGLQVGVPGMLRGLHRAHTLYGGLPWEDVVSRAAAVAREGFNVSHSLADAISKVSGEQQSQSFNNAFMPHGRPLSAGSYVRLPRLAGVLEAGLLNFYHGNLSQEIVDEVQANGGVLSREDIGNYSVDVELPIEAQYNDKEFIIQVPPPPSAGAVLLSALNLLEGLHISKSNVTETQTRLWIAEALKTALAMASGLGDPNYNSSVTEALSDMLSKSQAEVFGQQLNYSHTSPSEYLSPIHSTQTELVAGQVIVMGQDKLIVSVASSLSRPFGSRLITQSGIVLNSLILDFSWPNTSREQLQTNQENCVEPGKRPLSLLMPIIVVPALHKCGIHMAVSTSGEQNALSVITQMLVNVLFFHTEKNDSFSLTGLHHQFEPNKLLVHSHYQGVGRVSMQRPMQFKE encoded by the exons ATGGCTAGGATGGAGGCGTCTCCtaaaacaaaacttaacaaGCAGTCAACACTTGGTTACAAGAGTTTTGGTAGTTCAAATCAGCTGGCTGATGGCTCATCACCCAGTGACTTAACTTGTGACTTGACTAAAAATTATG ATCCTTTCCATTTGAAACAGCTGGCACCTAATGGCACAAATTTGTTTGACCAAAGTCCATCCAATCAGGAGGCTGATGAGGACTGCTCCAGCAGAGGCACACCAATAACTGTCTACGCTCTGTCTACCATCTTTGCCATGCCAGTGTCAATTGCTTTGGTCCTGCAGATTTACCTGGGTGAAAGTTTG GTCTTCCAACACGGGGAGTTGTTTTCGGATCACGAGCGCTGCACCGCACTCGGTCACAGAGTCCTTCGTGATGGTGGATCCAGTGTGGATGCTGCCATCGCCGGTGCCTTGTGTTTGGGAGTCGTTCATCCACACGTATCAGGTGTTGGTGG AGGAGGAATCATGCTCGTTCATGACATACACAGGAATGAAACCAGGGTGATCAACTTTCTGGGATCTGCTCCTAAAGCATTCAGAAGGGAGGTGCTGCACAATGTTTCACAGGCCAAG GCAGGTCTGCAAGTAGGAGTGCCAGGCATGCTCAGGGGACTGCACCGTGCCCACACACTGTACGGAGG TCTGCCATGGGAGGATGTTGTcagcagagctgcagctgtAGCAAGAGAAGGTTTCAATGTGTCTCACAGTTTAG CTGATGCTATATCAAAGGTGAGTGGTGAGCAGCAATCTCAAAGCTTCAATAATGCATTCATGCCACATGGAAGACCTCTGAGTGCTGGTTCATATGTGAGGTTGCCTCGCCTGGCAGGAGTCCTGGAGGCTGGTTTGTTGAATTTCTACCATGGCAACCTATCTCAAGAGATTGTAGATGAG GTACAAGCAAATGGAGGCGTACTGAGCAGAGAAGACATTGGTAACTACAGTGTGGATGTAGAGCTACCCATTGAAGCCCAGTACAATGATAAAG AGTTTATAATTCaggttcctcctcctccatctgctGGTGCAGTGTTGCTATCAGCTCTCAACTTGTTAGAGGGACTCCATATCAGCAAGAGCAACGTAACAGAAACTCAAACACGCCTCTGGATCGCTGAG GCCCTGAAAACAGCTTTAGCTATGGCCAGTGGTTTGGGTGACCCTAATTATAACTCTTCGGTGACTGAGGCGCTCTCTGACATGCTGAG CAAGAGTCAGGCTGAAGTCTTCGGGCAGCAGCTGAATTACTCCCACACATCTCCATCTGAGTACCTCTCGCCTATCCACTCCACCCAAACAGAACTGGTGGCTGGACAGGTCATTGTCATGGGACAAGATAAGCTCATTGTGTCTGTTGCAAG TTCCTTGAGCAGACCATTTGGGAGCAGACTCATAACTCAATCAGGCATCGTTCTTAACAGCCTCATCCTTGATTTTTCCTGGCCAAATACAAGCAGAGAACAACTTCAAACTAATCAG gaaaactgtgtcGAGCCAGGAAAGCGGCCCCTGTCGCTTCTCATGCCCATTATAGTGGTGCCGGCTTTGCATAAATGTGGGATCCACATGGCAGTAAGCACCTCTGGTGAACAAAATGCCCTGAGTGTGATCACCCAG ATGCTGGTCAACGTATTATTCTTccatacagagaaaaatgacAGTTTTTCCCTGACAGGGCTCCATCACCAGTTTGAACCAAATAAACTTCTTGTTCACT CTCATTATCAAGGAGTGGGCAGAGTTTCCATGCAAAGGCCCATGCAGTTCAAAGAGTGA
- the snai1a gene encoding snail family zinc finger 1a, which yields MPRSFLVKKYFAKQKPNYSELECQNNTYLENYTLADLSSVNTTATCFTTGLVWDLSVLPTLYLPASQTEPSANTGPLDLSSPSSLSSNASSSGEEDEGRTSDPPSPEPVHTYGPRQRMKCTGVMAHISPPEEEEERETPATAARPAFLCKHCPKEYTSLGALKMHIRSHTLPCVCTTCGKAFSRPWLLRGHIRTHTGERPFSCPHCNRAFADRSNLRAHLQTHAEVKKYQCSVCSRTFSRMSLLQKHSSSGCCSTSV from the exons ATGCCTCGATCTTTCTTGGTCAAGAAATACTTTGCTAAGCAAAAGCCAAACTACAGTGAACTGGAATGCCAGAACA ACACTTATTTGGAGAATTATACTCTTGCTGATCTCTCATCAGTCAACACCACTGCCACCTGCTTCACCACAGGTTTGGTGTGGGATCTGAGTGTTCTTCCCACCCTTTACCTACCAGCCTCCCAAACAGAACCCTCTGCCAACACAGGGCCCCTGGACCTCAGCTCCCCATCCAGCCTCAGCAGCAATGCCAGCAGCagtggagaggaagatgaggggcGCACCTCAGACCCCCCTAGTCCTGAACCCGTGCACACGTATGGCCCTCGCCAGCGGATGAAATGCACAGGAGTCATGGCTCATATCAGTCCcccagaggaggaagaagagagagagaccccTGCCACAGCTGCCAGGCCAGCTTTCCTCTGCAAACACTGCCCCAAAGAGTACACCAGCTTGGGGGCTCTAAAGATGCATATCCGCTCACACACTTTGCCCTGCGTTTGCACCACCTGCGGGAAGGCTTTCTCCAGGCCGTGGCTGCTGCGCGGTCACATCCGCACACATACAG GTGAGCGCCCATTTTCCTGCCCCCACTGCAACCGGGCCTTCGCCGACCGCTCCAATCTACGGGCTCATCTGCAGACCCACGCCGAGGTGAAGAAGTACCAGTGTAGCGTGTGCTCTCGCACCTTCAGCCGCATGTCactgctgcagaaacacagctcCTCGGGGTGCTGCTCCACTTCGGTGTGA